A region of Leishmania mexicana MHOM/GT/2001/U1103 complete genome, chromosome 8 DNA encodes the following proteins:
- a CDS encoding putative A-1 protein, with translation MDVARKRQRGSAPEAAAKDDEDDSAAIPGREARHHVHCSKSAIPFTSTPEEASEDDSDYAVLVKRSTALLEKLGQRSVLDNCAIQETSSTQKEATQPMTLPCRFENHKLNLYGVSCSTGSLVVPFATAERIRPTELAHRSTKCTQTESSTTLEARKKLLATELSELYTLLHVFFS, from the coding sequence ATGGACGTCGCCAGGAAACGTCAAAGAGGGAGCGCGCCAGAAGCGGCAGCTAAAGACGATGAGGACGACTCGGCCGCGATCCCCGGACGTGAGGCACGGCACCACGTGCACTGCAGCAAAAGCGCCATACCTTTCACATCTACCCCAGAGGAAGCGTCTGAGGATGACAGCGACTACGCTGTCCTGGTGAAACGGAGCACGGCGCTGTTGGAAAAGCTCGGCCAGCGCAGTGTACTCGACAACTGCGCGATCCAAGAAaccagcagcacgcaaaAGGAGGCAACACAACCAATGACACTTCCATGTAGGTTTGAGAATCACAAGCTCAACTTGTACGGTGTTTCTTGCTCTACCGGCTCTCTTGTTGTACCCTTTGCCACGGCTGAGCGCATACGGCCCACAGAGCTGGCTCATCGCTCCACCAAGTGCACACAAACGGAGTCATCAACCACTCTAGAAGCCCGCAAGAAGCTGCTAGCTACGGAGTTGAGTGAGCTCTACACACTGTTGCATGTCTTCTTCTCGTGA
- a CDS encoding ABC transporter-like protein: MIFESMPLVGNPTTNSNPSADGRLYGRNFNAEVYGAEVRGQRMRQYYHSVFRSDGIDVAVRNVAVVQRPWLHRFYPNWRRGRICCQAVSAQFSRGRLHVVADVDGIAAASLMTVIAGRGTEASGDIWVGDAAVDAQTRLRLIAYVGAESLFVPLLSVKDNLWFVVHLHCKEQRSWTRELVLAAANFVSLDLDKKVADLSQSEKFRLEVALELVLDPPVLFFSYPFDTMGLVEQNECTQLLSRICVDVMKTVVLSTRSMAMPLHSAADTLLLFGAGGVVLFSGKCQDAISYFNSLRIPRHIPQPLWKGVLGRGAEAQAAEEDLRTFHAPSLPPTDYDPFSQRGVNVPGSRLYSVICTPPRLSSPVFLMDDLNGTPPPAPLYCRRSEGGRVSTSAVVEVATSGDLMDLAVEWAESESQTMFYAAKYYDSAVHAALLSSLDSANARSATTTHALPPPPRALPHGLWRFGVLLRYTLKQIAADPELLLGVAFLSIGLIVLTVAVHSQPENQGGMYNIRGLIFIAFVLVLFSNLAAIESMRDQLRVALGHRKRKLYGPLSFIVCLCIRIVLIRSVYLALFLPFVLFVLRSSYSLAILVGLVTCTHAAFQYLVTLLPSRRWVTWVSYAYFGYSIIFSGFLLNLRTLPPLLGVLSILRWGYGAVIYTWLHGKSFQCDGAGNTSYCYTGDDYLAVEGLENESVASSALILAVLGASMMGLLLVLWSLRSA; the protein is encoded by the coding sequence ATGATCTTCGAAAGCATGCCGTTAGTGGGCAACCCCACCACAAACTCCAACCCATCTGCCGATGGGCGATTGTATGGGCGAAACTTTAACGCCGAGGTCTATGGCGCCGAAGTGCGAGGGCAGCGCATGAGGCAGTACTATCACTCTGTGTTTCGATCCGACGGCATCGACGTGGCTGTGCGTAACgtcgccgtggtgcagcgaCCCTGGCTGCATCGCTTCTATCCCAATTGGCGTCGAGGTCGTATTTGCTGCCAGGCTGTGTCCGCCCAGTTCAGCCGAGGGAGGCTGCACGTAGTGGCCGACGTGGACGGTAttgctgcggcgtcgctgaTGACGGTAATAGCAGGGCGAGGCACAGAGGCGTCAGGGGATATCTGGGTCGGTGATGCGGCTGTCGACGCGCAAACTCGACTGCGCCTCATTGCCTACGTTGGGGCCGAGTCCCTCTTCGTCCCTCTCCTGTCAGTGAAGGACAATTTGTGGTTTGTGGTGCATCTCCACTGCAAGGAGCAGCGCAGTTGGACGCGAGAGTTGGTGCTAGCCGCCGCCAACTTCGTCAGTCTCGATCTCGACAAGAAAGTTGCAGACCTCTCACAGTCGGAGAAGTTCCGCTTGGAGGTGGCTCTTGAGCTCGTACTGGACCCACCGGTGCTGTTCTTTTCATACCCCTTCGACACCATGGGTCTGGTAGAGCAGAACGAGTGCACCCAGCTTCTCTCTCGAATCTGCGTAGACGTGATGAAAACAGTGGTGCTGAGTACGCGATCGATGGCCATGCCCctgcacagcgccgccgatACACTCCTCCTATTTGGTGCGGGGGGAGTGGTGTTGTTCTCCGGGAAGTGCCAAGACGCTATATCATACTTCAACTCCCTTCGCATACCGAGGCACATACCGCAGCCACTTTGGAAAGGAGTGCTAGGTCGTGGCGCGGAAGCACaagctgccgaggaggatcTGCGGACTTTCCACGCGCCATCGCTCCCTCCCACCGATTACGACCCCTTTTCACAAAGGGGTGTGAATGTGCCAGGGAGTCGCTTGTATTCAGTCATATGCACGCCACCGCGACTTTCGTCGCCCGTTTTTCTGATGGACGACCTGAAtggcacgccgccgccggcaccgctcTACTGCCGTAGGTCTGAAGGGGGTAGAGTGTCAACCAGCGCCGTTGTGGAAGTGGCGACCAGCGGAGACCTGATGGACTTGGCGGTGGAGTGGGCCGAGAGTGAGTCGCAGACCATGTTCTACGCCGCCAAGTACTACGACTCAGCAGTGCATGCGGCTCTCCTTTCATCGCTGGACTCTGCCAACGCTCGAAGCGCTACCACAACGCACGccctgcctcctccaccccgtGCACTACCACATGGCCTCTGGCGCTTTGGTGTGCTGCTCAGGTACACACTAAAGCAGATTGCGGCGGATCCTGAGCTTCTGTTGGGCGTTGCGTTCCTTTCCATCGGGCTGATCGTTCTCACTGTCGCGGTGCACTCGCAGCCAGAGAATCAAGGTGGCATGTACAACATCCGCGGGCTCATCTTTATAGCATTTGTGCTTGTCCTTTTTTCGAACCTTGCCGCGATCGAGAGCATGCGTGACCAACTCCGCGTTGCTCTCGGCCACCGGAAGCGAAAGCTGTACGGCCCTCTGAGCTTTATCGTGTGTCTCTGCATCCGCATTGTGCTCATCCGCAGCGTCTACTTGGCCCTCTTCCTGCCATTTGTGCTATTCGTCTTGCGCTCGTCGTACTCACTGGCCATATTGGTTGGCCTCGTCACCTGCACCCACGCTGCGTTTCAGTATTTGGTTACTCTGCTTCCCTCGCGGCGGTGGGTGACGTGGGTCTCGTACGCGTACTTTGGATACAGCATCATTTTCTCAGGGTTTCTCCTGAACCTGCGCACACTTCCGCCTCTTCTCGGCGTTCTCAGCATCCTGCGGTGGGGATACGGTGCCGTGATCTATACTTGGCTACATGGTAAATCATTCCAGTGCGACGGGGCTGGGAACACCTCCTACTGCTACACCGGCGACGACTATCTCGCCGTGGAGGGGCTGGAAAATGAGTCTGTCGCGTCTTCCGCCTTGATTCTAGCCGTTTTGGGTGCTTCCATGATGGGGCTTCTACTTGTCTTGTGGTCACTGAGGAGTGCCTAG
- a CDS encoding aspartic peptidase, clan AD, family A22B,putative, whose amino-acid sequence MMKGKSDIALQTDEALSMPLNGSVMLFSLYVSLRFIPKEYFNILISFYLSLISVFAFHMFIKGYIKPNILTGLICVGTGCGSFFAQNWIASNILAFSIAVTALERLPVNGFTTSFILLIGLFFYDIFWVFGSDVMLIVATGIDGPIKLVFPQTIFGDCSKKSLLGLGDIIVPGLFICQTLVFSKDYVKRGSLYFVTSMVAYTLSLVNTMAVMLIFQHGQPALLFIVPWLLVTFSAVALYNGDVKAAWNFDILSVFTTSSEKPAPDEPHAEQEESLSTFVCEAVLDLFGFAKEAAAECKTAEELKEKKEA is encoded by the coding sequence ATGATGAAAGGGAAATCTGACATTGCACTCCAAACGGACGAGGCGCTGTCAATGCCTTTGAATGGCTCCGTCATGTTGTTTTCGTTGTACGTTTCCTTGCGCTTTATTCCGAAGGAATACTTTAACATCCTGATTTCCTTCTATCTTAGCTTGATTAGTGTCTTCGCTTTTCACATGTTCATAAAAGGGTATATCAAGCCCAATATTCTCACCGGACTGATCTGCGTAGGAACCGGGTGCGGCAGCTTTTTTGCTCAGAACTGGATCGCAAGTAACATACTGGCCTTTTCAATCGCCGTCACAGCGCTTGAAAGGCTGCCTGTGAATGGGTTCACGACCTCTTTCATTCTGCTGATTGGCCTCTTCTTCTACGACATCTTCTGGGTATTTGGGTCGGACGTCATGCTGAtcgtggcgaccggcattGACGGACCAATAAAGCTCGTGTTTCCTCAGACGATCTTTGGCGACTGCTCCAAGAAAAGCCTCCTGGGACTCGGCGACATCATTGTGCCTGGCCTTTTTATATGCCAAACACTGGTGTTCTCGAAGGACTACGTGAAGAGGGGAAGTCTGTACTTTGTCACCTCGATGGTCGCGTACACCCTGAGTCTTGTGAACACTATGGCTGTCATGCTGATCTTCCAACATGGCCAGCCGGCACTCCTGTTCATTGTACCATGGCTTCTCGTCACATTCTCTGCTGTCGCCTTGTACAACGGGGATGTCAAGGCGGCATGGAACTTTGATATTCTTAGCGTCTTCACAACTTCTTCAGAGAAGCCAGCGCCTGATGAGCCGCATGCAGAACAGGAGGAATCCCTCTCCACGTTTGTCTGCGAGGCTGTTTTGGATCTTTTCGGGTTCgcaaaggaggcggcggcggagtgcaagacggcggaggagttGAAGGAAAAGAAGGAGGCGTAG
- a CDS encoding putative ADP ribosylation factor 3, whose translation MGLLTLLRKLKKSETEPRMLILGLDNAGKTSILRKLSDEDPTTTQATQGFNIKSINCDGFKLNMWDIGGQKAIRTYWPNYYDEVDCLIYVVDAADRRRLEETAAELDALLQEEKLREAPVLIFSNKCDLATALSPESVSTALNLHCLRDRTWSIQKCSAKSGEGLHEGLEWAVKNLKPK comes from the coding sequence ATGGGCCTTCTCACACTCCTTCGCAAGCTCAAAAAGAGCGAAACAGAGCCGCGCATGTTGATTCTGGGTCTCGATAATGCTGGCAAGACTTCAATTCTCCGCAAGCTGTCCGATGAAGACCCTACCACCACCCAGGCGACTCAAGGATTCAACATCAAATCCATCAACTGCGATGGCTTTAAGCTGAACATGTGGGATATTGGTGGTCAAAAGGCGATTCGCACGTACTGGCCAAACTACTACGATGAAGTGGACTGCCTGATTTACGTCGTCGATGCTGCCGATCGGCGTCGACtcgaggagacggcggccgAACTCGACGCGCTTCTGCAGGAGGAAAAGCTCCGGGAGGCTCCTGTACTTATTTTCTCCAACAAGTGTGACCTCGCCACTGCGCTGTCCCCGGAAAGTGTAAGCACAGCACTCAATCTGCACTGCTTGCGTGACCGCACGTGGTCTATCCAGAAGTGCAGCGCGAAATCCGGCGAAGGCCTGCATGAAGGACTGGAGTGGGCGGTGAAGAACCTTAAGCCCAAGTGA
- a CDS encoding putative guanine deaminase: MPVQAFLGTVFETPDRHTLNIIQDALVVVHDGTIEQVLDPATDAATYASALEAASAAGHLTRLQKGQYLIPGLIDLHVHAPQWPQLGMALDKSLDAWLQQYSFPLEARYKDLEFAEKSYSSLVSALLANGTTTVAYFASIHLEASLLLARICLEKGQRAVVGRVAMDLVDQCPEYYRDASPEESVAQSEAFVQQVRALKGNTEGLVLPAVIPRFIPSCSDAALVGLGEVAKNYGCHVQTHCSESDWEHNYVIERCGKHDAHALDDFGLLTRRTILAHCNYLSTEDMQLVKAREAAVGHCPLSNFYFSGAVFPLKKALDIGVHVGMGTDISGGPSASLFDACRYALAAGRALESGTDPCLSATERSQHSGARVSNVEVFFVATASGGISLDLKVGRIAPGYMFDALVIDTTLPNSSLMVFEGLDTLEDVFEKILYNAAPHNILQTYVNGRLVSQR; this comes from the coding sequence ATGCCTGTTCAGGCGTTTTTGGGAACCGTCTTTGAGACGCCGGACCGGCACACACTGAACATTATCCAGGACGCCCTGGTTGTGGTGCATGACGGCACAATTGAGCAGGTGCTCGATCCGGCAACCGATGCTGCAACCTATGCAAGCGCCCTCGAGGCGGCTTCGGCCGCCGGCCACCTTACTCGCCTCCAGAAGGGCCAGTACCTGATTCCTGGACTCATTGATCTGCACGTCCACGCACCACAGTGGCCGCAGCTTGGCATGGCACTTGATAAGAGTTTAGATGCGTGGCTACAGCAGTACTCGTTCCCGTTGGAGGCGCGTTACAAAGATCTGGAGTTTGCGGAGAAGTCGTACAGCTCACTCGTGTCCGCGCTGTTGGCGAATGGaacgacgacggtggcgtaCTTTGCGTCGATTCACCTAGAGGCCAGCCTGCTCCTTGCACGTATCTGCTTGGAGAAGGGACAGCGCGCAGTGGTGGGCCGCGTGGCAATGGACCTTGTTGATCAGTGCCCCGAGTACTACCGAGACGCCTCGCCGGAGGAGTCAGTGGCGCAGTCAGAGGCCTTTGTGCAGCAGGTGCGTGCACTGAAGGGCAACACGGAAGGCCTCGTGCTCCCGGCCGTGATCCCTCGTTTCATTCCGAGTTgcagcgatgcagcgctAGTTGGACTGGGTGAGGTGGCGAAGAACTATGGCTGCCATGTGCAGACACACTGCTCCGAGAGTGATTGGGAGCATAACTATGTGATTGAGCGGTGCGGCAAGCATGACGCCCATGCGCTCGACGACTTTGGGCTTTTGACTCGACGGACCATCCTGGCACACTGCAACTACCTTTCCACGGAGGACATGCAACTGGTAAAGGCGCGCGAGGCAGCTGTGGGTCATTGCCCGCTCTCTAACTTCTACTTTTCCGGTGCCGTTTTCCCATTGAAAAAGGCTTTGGATATAGGCGTGCATGTGGGCATGGGGACGGACATCTCTGGAGGCCCGAGTGCCTCGCTCTTTGACGCATGCCGCTACGCCCTCGCGGCGGGCCGCGCGCTAGAGAGCGGTACCGATCCGTGTCTGAGTGCTACAGAGCGCAGccagcacagcggcgccCGCGTGAGCAATGTGGAAGTATTCTTCGTGGCTACCGCAAGTGGTGGCATCTCCCTCGACCTCAAGGTCGGCCGCATCGCTCCTGGCTACATGTTCGACGCATTGGTGATCGACACCACGCTTCCGAACAGCAGCCTGATGGTCTTTGAGGGCCTCGACACCCTGGAGGACGTCTTCGAGAAGATTCTCTATaacgcggcgccgcacaaCATTCTGCAAACGTACGTAAATGGACGTCTAGTCTCGCAGCGCTAA